In the Leptospira bourretii genome, one interval contains:
- a CDS encoding histidine phosphatase family protein: protein MDLYLIRHPETIAPKGTCYGRTDFPLKYPVEDTADSTFPHLPALFDLFLSSPAPRALKLSSALLTKYNLSPVEHSEIPTDERLWEMNFGDWDGKLWEEIPRKETIPWMKDFVNAKTPGGEAFTDLILRMDSFINDWKEGGNLRNHWEKTNNKSLNSLIVVCHSGPIRAALCKQYGTPYEEAFKSPVDFGSVHKLEIS from the coding sequence TTGGACCTCTATTTAATTCGCCATCCAGAAACCATTGCACCCAAAGGTACTTGTTATGGCCGCACCGACTTCCCTCTCAAATACCCTGTGGAAGATACGGCGGACTCCACTTTTCCACATTTACCAGCATTATTTGATTTGTTCCTTTCGAGTCCTGCACCAAGAGCATTAAAACTTTCTTCTGCTTTATTAACCAAATACAATTTATCACCAGTGGAACACTCCGAAATACCAACTGACGAACGTTTGTGGGAGATGAACTTTGGAGACTGGGATGGAAAACTTTGGGAAGAAATCCCAAGAAAAGAAACCATCCCTTGGATGAAAGACTTCGTAAATGCAAAAACTCCTGGAGGAGAAGCTTTTACTGATCTTATCTTACGAATGGATTCTTTTATCAATGATTGGAAGGAAGGTGGAAATTTAAGGAACCATTGGGAAAAAACAAATAACAAATCCTTAAACTCATTGATTGTTGTTTGCCACTCAGGTCCCATCCGTGCAGCCCTCTGCAAACAATACGGAACACCTTACGAAGAAGCTTTCAAATCACCCGTGGACTTTGGATCTGTCCACAAATTAGAGATTAGTTAA
- the gatB gene encoding Asp-tRNA(Asn)/Glu-tRNA(Gln) amidotransferase subunit GatB: MEYEVIIGLEVHVQLNTLSKIFSTATNEFGGSPNTHISTLCVALPGTLPVLNEVVLEKAVRAGVALGCEITRFTKFDRKNYFYPDLPKGYQISQFDKPYATQGGIHIKLKGETEEKFIPLTRIHMEEDAGKLIHSHDPSINRSYVDYNRAGTPLIEIVSEPDLRSSDEAYVYLNELKTILRYIQVSDCNMEEGSLRCDANVSIRPKGEKGFRTRVEIKNLNSFKAVKQAIDYEVEWQKDMYSRGETFRQMTKLWDATLLKTIPMRSKEMSHDYRYFPEPDLPTIQISDSFIEDIRKTLPELPKQKKERYKTELGLPEYDAEVLTSEREIAEYFEEALLVSGDAKKTSNWVKDEILGIVNKENISIQEFAIDPLRIGKLVKLINSGEITGKIAKTIFEDMLTSKDQPETIVEAKGLKVVRDDKALEEIVIRVIESQPESVEGWKNGKDRVLGAIVGGVMKETKGKADPKLVNELILAKLGPLGEKKKV; encoded by the coding sequence ATGGAATACGAAGTCATCATCGGTCTGGAAGTCCACGTCCAGCTCAATACTCTATCAAAAATATTTTCCACCGCCACAAACGAATTTGGCGGTAGCCCAAACACTCATATCTCCACACTTTGTGTGGCACTTCCTGGCACATTACCAGTGTTAAATGAAGTGGTTTTGGAAAAGGCGGTTCGTGCTGGTGTGGCACTTGGATGTGAAATCACAAGATTTACAAAATTTGATCGTAAAAATTATTTTTACCCTGATTTACCAAAGGGTTACCAAATTTCTCAGTTTGATAAACCCTATGCCACCCAAGGGGGAATCCATATCAAATTAAAAGGGGAAACGGAAGAAAAATTCATTCCCCTCACAAGAATTCATATGGAAGAGGATGCTGGAAAACTAATCCACTCCCACGATCCATCCATCAATCGTTCCTACGTTGACTATAACCGTGCTGGAACTCCTTTGATTGAAATTGTATCAGAACCTGATCTTCGTTCTTCTGATGAAGCTTATGTTTATTTGAATGAGCTCAAAACAATCTTACGATACATTCAAGTTTCAGATTGTAATATGGAAGAAGGCTCTCTTCGTTGTGATGCTAACGTTTCCATTCGACCCAAGGGAGAAAAAGGATTTCGTACTCGTGTAGAAATTAAAAACCTAAACTCTTTTAAGGCCGTAAAACAAGCGATAGACTATGAAGTGGAATGGCAAAAGGATATGTATTCTCGTGGAGAAACTTTCCGCCAAATGACAAAACTTTGGGATGCCACATTACTCAAAACCATTCCGATGCGTTCTAAAGAAATGAGTCATGATTATCGTTACTTCCCAGAACCAGATCTTCCAACCATCCAAATTTCTGATTCGTTTATTGAAGACATCCGTAAAACTTTACCAGAACTTCCTAAACAAAAAAAAGAAAGATACAAAACAGAACTTGGTCTTCCTGAATACGATGCAGAAGTACTCACCAGCGAACGTGAGATAGCTGAATACTTCGAAGAAGCTCTCCTCGTTTCTGGGGATGCAAAAAAAACATCTAACTGGGTAAAAGATGAGATTCTTGGTATCGTAAACAAAGAAAACATTTCCATCCAAGAATTTGCAATCGATCCATTGCGTATTGGTAAACTTGTAAAACTCATCAACTCTGGTGAAATTACAGGAAAAATTGCAAAAACCATCTTTGAAGATATGTTAACTTCCAAAGACCAACCGGAAACGATTGTCGAAGCAAAAGGTTTGAAAGTAGTTCGTGATGACAAAGCACTGGAAGAAATTGTCATTCGTGTGATTGAATCACAACCTGAATCAGTGGAAGGTTGGAAAAACGGAAAAGACCGTGTGCTCGGTGCCATCGTTGGTGGAGTGATGAAAGAAACCAAAGGGAAAGCCGATCCGAAACTTGTGAACGAATTGATCCTAGCAAAACTAGGACCACTTGGTGAAAAAAAGAAGGTTTAA
- a CDS encoding bacteriohemerythrin, which produces MQKDFSAHLDSLRITWLSEPFHLGIPIIDLQHVWLVHIILELEETIVESEKDGSDVDVHSSFRKALDYVAEHFALEEDILEHFNYPEFSEHVSSHRKFVERLTEKYYEAKNNQMAALGILQILKKWLFQHILHDDTDYADFFKASAVDLKSYCNEILKSGKYPISKEQLLIYQNIVQVDTTHITLHEQSIDIIQEIRNIWKTYNLATGIPIIDLQHIWLLKMIVELDNSLKLGDGSSDTFQRVITSAIEYTKDHFGVEDKIMRYFRYTDVVQHMNQHKRFIDFIKTRNDEFKLGHPRAGLHLVQDLRNWLLSHIALEDKKIGIAFESRVRELSEFTKKLHQTGEISISREQKNLYKLVMQSAPDPLD; this is translated from the coding sequence ATGCAGAAGGATTTTTCCGCGCATTTAGATTCCTTAAGAATCACTTGGTTAAGTGAACCTTTCCATCTTGGAATTCCTATCATCGATCTACAACATGTATGGTTGGTTCATATCATTCTAGAGTTAGAAGAGACCATTGTTGAATCTGAAAAAGATGGATCTGATGTGGATGTTCATTCTTCCTTTCGAAAGGCTTTGGATTATGTTGCAGAACACTTTGCCTTAGAAGAAGATATTCTCGAACATTTTAACTATCCAGAATTTTCTGAGCATGTTAGTAGCCATCGAAAATTTGTAGAACGGTTAACTGAAAAATATTACGAAGCAAAAAATAATCAAATGGCCGCTTTAGGCATTTTGCAAATTTTAAAAAAATGGCTGTTTCAACATATCTTACATGATGATACCGATTATGCGGATTTTTTCAAAGCAAGTGCAGTTGATTTAAAATCTTACTGTAATGAAATTCTAAAATCAGGTAAATATCCAATTTCAAAAGAACAACTTTTAATTTATCAAAATATAGTTCAGGTGGATACAACCCATATCACACTTCATGAACAATCTATTGATATTATCCAGGAAATAAGAAATATCTGGAAAACATATAATTTAGCCACTGGTATTCCCATTATCGATTTACAACACATTTGGCTTTTAAAGATGATTGTTGAGTTAGACAACTCGTTAAAGTTAGGTGACGGTTCGAGTGATACATTTCAAAGGGTTATAACTTCCGCTATTGAATACACAAAGGACCATTTCGGTGTGGAAGATAAAATTATGAGATACTTCCGATATACGGATGTAGTCCAACATATGAATCAACATAAACGATTCATTGACTTTATCAAAACAAGAAACGATGAATTTAAGTTGGGGCATCCTCGAGCAGGACTTCATTTGGTCCAAGACCTTAGAAATTGGCTTTTGTCCCATATCGCCCTTGAAGATAAAAAAATTGGGATCGCCTTTGAATCTCGAGTGCGAGAGCTTTCCGAGTTTACAAAAAAATTGCACCAAACTGGGGAAATTAGCATCTCTCGGGAACAAAAAAACCTATATAAACTGGTGATGCAATCGGCCCCAGACCCTCTGGATTGA
- a CDS encoding aldehyde dehydrogenase family protein: MPMTQATLTQTSNSGKAVIQTKSFTPSDIDRIFQAQKKKSLELRLSNFKTRILKLKKLKEAVLKYQKEIQIALHSDFKKSAGEVDITEILPTIAEINDAIRHVKHWMRPKNVMTPPTLLGATSRIVYEPKGVCLIIAPWNYPFHLAIAPLAAAIAAGNTIMLKPSEFTPHTADVIKAMLSEIFAEDEVAVFEGDVAVATALLEVPFDHIFFTGSTPVGKIVMAAAAKHLTSVTLELGGKSPSIVAEDADLKVAAERIMWGKFLNAGQTCVAPDYLLIPESKVEEFVKNAKETTESFFKSKPENFTASPDFCRIVNAKNFGRVSSYVDDAVKKGAKIAYGGEVRSSDNFISPTILSNVSLDARIMEDEIFGPLLPIITYKTLDEAIQIINERPKPLALYIFTKKRSTSKYVLKRTSSGGAVINDVILHLVNSNLPFGGVNHSGHGSYHGLFGFKTFSHERSVLQTPKASIAKLMYPPYSGFVRLMVKLTTKFFV, encoded by the coding sequence ATTCCCATGACCCAAGCCACTCTCACTCAAACCTCAAATTCTGGAAAGGCTGTGATCCAAACAAAAAGTTTTACTCCCTCTGACATTGATCGTATTTTCCAAGCACAAAAGAAAAAGTCTTTGGAACTTCGTTTGTCCAATTTCAAAACTCGGATTCTTAAATTAAAAAAACTAAAAGAAGCAGTCCTAAAATACCAAAAAGAAATCCAAATCGCTCTCCATTCCGATTTTAAAAAATCTGCTGGAGAAGTGGACATCACTGAAATTTTACCTACCATTGCAGAAATCAATGATGCCATCCGCCATGTAAAACATTGGATGCGCCCAAAAAACGTAATGACTCCACCAACTTTACTTGGTGCCACAAGTCGTATTGTTTATGAACCAAAGGGAGTTTGCCTTATCATTGCTCCTTGGAATTATCCATTCCATCTTGCGATTGCCCCTCTTGCAGCAGCGATTGCGGCTGGAAACACAATCATGTTGAAACCTTCTGAGTTTACGCCACATACTGCTGATGTCATCAAAGCAATGTTAAGTGAAATATTTGCAGAAGATGAAGTTGCCGTTTTTGAAGGTGATGTTGCGGTTGCAACTGCTTTACTCGAAGTGCCTTTTGACCATATCTTTTTTACTGGTTCCACACCAGTTGGTAAAATTGTAATGGCAGCAGCTGCAAAACACTTAACTAGCGTAACGCTTGAATTAGGTGGTAAATCTCCTTCGATAGTTGCAGAAGACGCTGATTTAAAAGTTGCTGCAGAAAGAATTATGTGGGGAAAATTTTTAAACGCAGGCCAAACTTGTGTCGCTCCGGATTACCTTTTGATCCCTGAATCAAAAGTAGAAGAGTTTGTTAAAAATGCAAAAGAAACCACAGAAAGTTTCTTTAAATCCAAACCAGAAAATTTTACTGCAAGCCCTGACTTTTGCCGTATCGTGAATGCAAAAAACTTTGGTAGAGTTTCCTCTTATGTAGATGATGCAGTCAAAAAAGGGGCAAAAATTGCTTATGGCGGAGAAGTAAGAAGTTCGGATAATTTTATTTCACCAACCATCCTCTCGAATGTCTCTTTAGACGCTCGTATTATGGAAGATGAAATTTTTGGACCACTTTTGCCTATCATCACTTATAAAACTTTGGACGAAGCCATCCAAATCATCAATGAAAGACCGAAGCCACTTGCTTTGTATATTTTTACTAAAAAAAGAAGTACATCCAAGTATGTTCTGAAAAGAACCAGTTCAGGTGGAGCCGTAATCAACGATGTGATCCTTCATCTTGTGAATTCAAATCTTCCATTTGGTGGTGTGAACCATTCTGGACATGGTAGTTACCATGGACTTTTTGGGTTTAAAACTTTTTCACACGAAAGATCAGTTTTACAAACTCCTAAGGCATCCATTGCGAAGTTGATGTATCCACCTTACTCTGGTTTTGTGAGACTAATGGTGAAGTTAACAACTAAGTTTTTCGTTTAG
- a CDS encoding adenylate/guanylate cyclase domain-containing protein has protein sequence MGKIKTQIQILFVFFIPIILLSSCHFGSSQEAQNGYLELPLEAIKNNQKLSTGGEWEFYWGEVFGESLFEKIKETNKAYVKVPSSWNSYRPEGEGGDGYAVFRLTLKVPDPNIRYYLRVQPATSSYELYVNRQKIASSGKVGTDELSAVPKYQIQYVSFQPEGFEQEILYVVSNFHHARGGYRKPIEIGTKEVIQNQSLIYSAGEVFVFGAMLTMALYQLTVFLFRREEKSSLYFALFCSFTGLRLVVLDNYYIVYAIPDFSWHWMQVLDYTSAPLLVCFFLGYLKSLFPGRSEVPKWMLYSCWSITACFVSFVVLTDAKLFTKTNIFSQVLILFFSICSFYVILKIYKQRKRDSSLVFYGSLLLMIGSTHDLMAGNYWFQSQPLMPFSLFVFFLFQSILLARRNARFYSSMDTLTTELIEVNNRLEASNKVYAKFVPLRLIQLFSKVSNSRVKRGDFIVKQMSVLSSDIRNFTAISESLSPEETFLFLNDYLRQVGPTIRSHNGFIEKYVGDAIFALFERKPEDALSAAIEMHKTVAKWNNESMSHRVSGIQIGVGIHFGELMLGIIGEEQRIESAVLSDSMGVANSLESMTKKYGAKIIISLDALLELEHPDSYPHRLLDFLKIPAKQKLIGIAQVLVEGVEESFGLKLKTKDQFEDSVNLFWDGEFEKAGKGFREVCDIDPSDKAAKLYLERTEIYAQNGPPPGFGKGFLA, from the coding sequence ATGGGAAAAATAAAAACACAAATCCAAATCCTTTTTGTATTTTTTATACCAATCATTTTATTGTCCTCTTGCCATTTTGGATCTTCGCAAGAAGCACAAAATGGATATTTGGAACTTCCCCTTGAAGCCATTAAAAACAATCAAAAACTTTCAACAGGTGGTGAGTGGGAATTTTATTGGGGAGAGGTTTTTGGGGAAAGTTTATTTGAAAAAATAAAAGAAACTAACAAAGCTTATGTGAAAGTTCCCTCGTCTTGGAATTCCTATAGACCAGAAGGAGAAGGCGGTGATGGTTATGCAGTATTTCGCCTAACACTAAAGGTTCCCGATCCCAACATTCGATATTACCTTCGGGTGCAACCTGCGACAAGTTCTTACGAGTTATATGTCAATCGGCAAAAAATTGCAAGTTCTGGAAAGGTGGGAACTGACGAATTAAGTGCGGTTCCAAAATACCAAATCCAATATGTATCTTTTCAACCAGAAGGTTTTGAACAAGAAATACTTTATGTGGTGAGTAATTTTCATCATGCGCGTGGTGGATATAGAAAACCAATTGAAATTGGGACAAAGGAAGTCATTCAAAATCAGTCACTTATTTATTCCGCAGGAGAGGTTTTTGTTTTTGGTGCGATGTTGACGATGGCATTATACCAACTAACAGTGTTTTTGTTTAGAAGAGAAGAAAAAAGCTCTTTATACTTTGCCTTGTTTTGTTCGTTTACTGGCCTTCGTTTAGTAGTTCTTGATAACTATTATATTGTTTATGCAATCCCAGATTTTTCTTGGCATTGGATGCAGGTTTTGGATTATACTTCTGCTCCTCTTCTTGTGTGTTTTTTCTTAGGTTATCTAAAGAGTTTGTTCCCCGGAAGATCCGAAGTACCTAAGTGGATGTTGTATTCTTGTTGGAGTATCACGGCTTGTTTTGTTTCTTTTGTTGTATTAACAGACGCTAAACTATTTACAAAAACAAATATTTTTTCTCAAGTATTAATCCTGTTTTTTAGTATTTGTTCTTTTTATGTAATTTTGAAAATTTATAAACAGAGAAAAAGAGATAGTAGTTTGGTGTTTTATGGATCATTACTACTTATGATTGGATCAACACATGATTTGATGGCAGGGAATTATTGGTTTCAGTCTCAACCATTGATGCCATTTTCATTGTTTGTTTTCTTTTTATTTCAGAGCATTCTCCTCGCGAGAAGAAACGCTAGGTTTTATTCTTCAATGGATACTTTGACAACAGAATTGATTGAAGTAAACAATCGCCTTGAAGCATCAAACAAGGTGTATGCAAAATTTGTTCCCTTGCGGCTCATTCAATTGTTTTCAAAGGTTTCCAATTCTAGAGTCAAACGCGGGGATTTTATCGTAAAACAAATGTCAGTATTGTCTTCTGACATTCGAAATTTTACCGCAATTTCAGAATCTTTAAGTCCAGAAGAAACATTTTTATTTCTCAACGATTATTTGAGACAAGTGGGGCCAACCATTCGCTCCCATAATGGGTTTATTGAAAAGTATGTTGGGGATGCTATTTTTGCTTTGTTTGAAAGAAAACCAGAAGATGCCTTATCTGCTGCAATCGAAATGCACAAAACAGTTGCAAAGTGGAATAATGAATCAATGTCTCATCGTGTTTCTGGCATTCAAATTGGAGTAGGGATACATTTTGGTGAATTGATGCTCGGAATCATTGGTGAAGAACAAAGAATCGAATCTGCTGTATTATCAGATTCTATGGGTGTTGCCAATTCTTTGGAATCAATGACCAAAAAATATGGTGCAAAAATCATTATTAGTTTGGATGCACTTCTTGAGTTAGAACATCCTGATTCCTACCCACATCGATTATTGGATTTTTTGAAAATACCAGCCAAACAAAAGTTAATTGGGATCGCGCAAGTGTTGGTGGAAGGTGTAGAAGAATCTTTCGGACTGAAGTTAAAAACGAAAGATCAGTTTGAAGACAGTGTTAATTTATTTTGGGATGGGGAATTTGAAAAAGCTGGGAAAGGGTTTCGAGAAGTTTGTGATATCGATCCTTCGGACAAAGCCGCCAAATTATACTTAGAAAGAACAGAAATCTACGCACAAAACGGACCTCCTCCAGGGTTTGGAAAAGGGTTTTTGGCATAA
- a CDS encoding adenylate/guanylate cyclase domain-containing protein, with protein MTRQTIIYLSIALLSTACRMVAPSPKIQSGELDLRNVSFESGVAIALHGDWKFYPGQFNVPEGAPSSIYLPVPALWNQVPLHSEIKDGKGYGTYVLDIHLPKENQIYSVYLPEVRTSFRLLAGNRSLVSGVPGKTKETTIPSAQGQSFTIGAENHLQIRIEVSNFHHKEGGLPNAPIFGLAESVQNYILAQSTIDLALTGAIFMFGLYHFILFFYRNKQREAFYFGFFCLVFAARIPFIGSKTIYAVFPNIPWELVIYVDYASVFVLGILFLWFVDGLFPRFIDTKLILYFSAYVQFMLVYGLIIKPEVYTQFELVFQVLGLVYALFLGIRLYQMMVRGLPESGIFFLGYLVLFVGFVYDVFLAYRGEGESTLSQIAVFLFFGVQSTIVTLRTARNFHKKVLLKEEFETINEQFILTNRLYAKFIPRDFLTHLGKESIEEVQLGDSSEREMTILFADIWEFWDIIYSISLENRMLFTNSYLGRIGPCVRKNNGFIDKYIGSAIMALFDGGIQDSIKAAEEIQWELEKYNERRRSLGYLPLHAGIGIHSGDTMLGILGEEKRFESTVISDTVNLASRIQGLTKKYGARILVSLTSLMMHEDLDTIPYRILDFVRVKGKQESVMIAEVLISGIDDISNKKIENKERFEAAIFDYERAEFVSALEGFREVLTNNPEDLAAQIYIERCEYYQAAGVGEDWEGISEWEK; from the coding sequence ATGACCCGCCAAACAATAATCTATCTTTCCATTGCCCTTTTGTCAACGGCCTGTCGTATGGTGGCTCCTTCGCCGAAAATTCAATCGGGTGAATTGGATTTAAGAAACGTTTCGTTTGAATCAGGAGTCGCCATCGCGCTTCACGGAGACTGGAAATTTTATCCAGGACAATTCAACGTTCCTGAAGGTGCTCCTTCTTCAATTTACCTTCCCGTTCCAGCTCTTTGGAACCAAGTTCCTTTGCATTCGGAGATCAAGGATGGAAAGGGATATGGCACCTACGTGTTGGACATTCATCTTCCCAAAGAAAATCAAATTTATTCGGTTTATTTGCCTGAGGTTCGCACTTCATTTCGGTTGTTGGCGGGTAACAGAAGTTTGGTGTCGGGAGTTCCTGGCAAAACGAAAGAAACAACCATTCCAAGTGCCCAAGGGCAAAGTTTTACTATTGGTGCAGAGAATCATCTTCAGATTCGAATTGAAGTCAGTAATTTCCATCACAAAGAAGGTGGCCTCCCCAATGCACCAATCTTTGGCCTTGCTGAAAGTGTTCAAAATTATATTCTAGCACAAAGTACGATTGATTTAGCGTTAACGGGCGCTATATTTATGTTTGGTTTGTATCATTTTATTTTATTTTTCTATCGAAACAAACAAAGAGAAGCATTTTACTTTGGGTTTTTCTGTTTAGTTTTTGCTGCAAGAATTCCTTTTATTGGTAGTAAAACAATTTATGCTGTATTCCCAAATATTCCCTGGGAACTAGTGATTTATGTTGACTATGCATCTGTATTTGTTTTAGGAATTTTGTTTTTGTGGTTTGTTGATGGACTTTTTCCTAGATTTATCGATACAAAGTTGATTCTTTATTTCAGCGCTTACGTACAGTTTATGTTAGTTTATGGCTTAATCATTAAGCCGGAAGTTTATACTCAGTTTGAACTTGTATTTCAGGTATTAGGTCTTGTTTATGCTTTGTTTTTGGGAATTCGATTATACCAAATGATGGTTAGAGGGTTGCCTGAATCAGGAATTTTCTTTTTAGGATATTTGGTGCTGTTTGTTGGGTTCGTTTATGACGTTTTTCTTGCTTATCGTGGGGAAGGAGAATCAACATTATCTCAAATTGCTGTATTTTTATTTTTTGGGGTTCAGTCCACAATAGTAACACTTCGTACGGCAAGAAACTTCCATAAAAAAGTATTATTAAAAGAAGAATTCGAAACTATTAATGAACAGTTTATCTTAACAAATCGACTTTATGCAAAATTTATTCCTCGTGACTTTTTGACTCATTTGGGAAAGGAAAGTATCGAAGAAGTTCAGTTAGGTGATAGTAGCGAAAGAGAAATGACCATTTTGTTCGCAGACATTTGGGAGTTTTGGGATATCATATATTCCATTTCACTTGAAAACCGAATGTTATTTACTAATTCTTATTTAGGAAGGATTGGACCTTGTGTTCGCAAAAACAATGGTTTTATCGATAAATACATTGGAAGTGCGATTATGGCATTGTTTGATGGAGGGATTCAAGATTCCATCAAAGCAGCAGAAGAAATCCAATGGGAATTAGAAAAATACAATGAACGGAGGCGTTCATTGGGATATTTACCACTTCATGCAGGGATTGGAATTCATTCTGGTGACACCATGCTTGGAATTTTGGGGGAAGAGAAAAGATTTGAGTCGACCGTTATTTCTGACACAGTTAATCTTGCGAGTCGCATTCAAGGTTTAACAAAAAAATACGGTGCAAGAATTCTTGTAAGTTTAACTTCACTTATGATGCATGAAGATTTAGATACAATTCCTTATCGAATTTTAGATTTTGTTCGGGTCAAAGGAAAACAAGAATCTGTAATGATAGCAGAGGTATTAATTTCGGGTATTGATGATATTTCTAATAAAAAAATTGAAAATAAAGAAAGATTTGAAGCAGCAATTTTTGATTATGAACGTGCCGAATTTGTTTCAGCATTAGAAGGATTTCGCGAGGTGTTAACAAACAATCCAGAAGATTTGGCAGCACAGATTTATATTGAAAGATGTGAATACTACCAAGCAGCAGGTGTCGGTGAAGATTGGGAAGGGATTTCCGAATGGGAAAAATAA
- a CDS encoding FliG C-terminal domain-containing protein, which yields MKTPSGPNKAALAYQILGRYLPDEVFSHLSDDEIESLLIKVETNPSPTRGQEKDILLSFTQFLQKNQKQTKGKNTNQGHPTKTMGKYAKDDNSPEKKAKIGPKFENSPLVDGGYTNSEYNPRNFGGTDGKYSHNEDPDSNELYSLLQEILKEEESKSNAPLWPELPKYSLEMLRHLTMDESSEVVARVLSFSDPETASEVLSEYPENHREDVILALSEIDYHSDRERDQLERFLRFKMELIEKKMPVSKIRSRKAKTAGEILTRLPFLPSQNLIERIQKKSPEYAETIVEHYFRLEDLLHLGRTSLTRFFSEIHPLVIACALKGVETDFRDQVYSNLESWLVKEIKIEWDSLGPVSLAEIEEAQKGILDRLREAMDEGKVKLWRLK from the coding sequence ATGAAAACTCCATCCGGACCCAACAAGGCCGCCCTTGCCTACCAAATCCTCGGCCGCTATTTACCGGATGAAGTTTTCTCCCATTTGAGTGATGATGAAATTGAATCACTCCTCATCAAGGTGGAGACCAATCCTTCCCCAACCCGAGGCCAAGAAAAAGACATCCTCCTTTCCTTTACCCAGTTCCTTCAAAAAAACCAGAAACAAACAAAGGGAAAAAATACAAATCAAGGGCACCCCACCAAAACCATGGGGAAATATGCGAAGGACGATAATTCTCCAGAAAAGAAGGCAAAAATTGGCCCTAAGTTCGAAAATTCCCCTTTAGTTGATGGCGGTTATACGAATAGCGAATATAATCCCCGAAATTTTGGGGGAACTGATGGGAAATACTCGCATAACGAAGATCCAGATTCAAATGAATTGTATTCTCTCCTCCAAGAAATCCTAAAAGAAGAAGAATCTAAGTCGAACGCACCTCTTTGGCCGGAACTCCCCAAATATTCTCTGGAAATGCTCCGCCACCTGACCATGGACGAATCGTCAGAAGTTGTGGCAAGGGTTCTTAGTTTTTCAGATCCAGAGACGGCCTCTGAAGTCCTATCCGAATACCCAGAAAACCATCGGGAGGATGTCATTTTAGCTCTTTCCGAAATTGACTACCATTCGGACAGAGAAAGGGACCAATTAGAGCGGTTCCTTCGGTTCAAAATGGAACTGATCGAGAAAAAAATGCCGGTTTCGAAGATCCGCAGCCGGAAGGCAAAAACTGCCGGCGAAATTCTGACTCGACTTCCTTTTTTGCCTTCTCAAAATTTAATTGAACGAATTCAGAAAAAAAGCCCAGAATATGCCGAAACTATAGTAGAACACTACTTTCGTTTGGAAGACCTCCTTCATTTAGGAAGGACGAGCCTCACTCGGTTCTTTTCTGAAATCCATCCTCTTGTCATAGCTTGTGCTTTGAAAGGAGTGGAGACGGATTTTCGCGACCAAGTTTATTCCAATTTGGAATCTTGGCTTGTGAAAGAAATAAAGATCGAATGGGATTCGTTAGGTCCTGTTTCTTTAGCAGAAATCGAAGAAGCCCAAAAGGGTATCTTAGATCGCTTGCGAGAGGCAATGGATGAGGGCAAAGTGAAACTCTGGAGATTGAAGTAA